GCCGCCATCACCGATGCCGCCGTCGGGGAGTGGGACGGGGGTGAGCGCGGCTGACGACCTCGGTGTCGCGACCGACGACGTTCGACGACACCTACGAGGCGTTCCTCGCCCTCGAGGACGACCTGTGTCCCTTCGACGTGGTTCGTGACGGCGTCCGCGTCTGGGAACTCGTCCGGTTCGAGGTGTTCCGGCAGGTCGTCGCGGCGCAGGGGGAGTGGGGACAGCCACACACGAACGTCCAGCGGAGCGGCCGAGTCTACCTCGAACTCGCCTCGCTGGCGGCGAGGAACCTCGTCCGCCGCAACCCGTTTCTCGGCGGTCGCCACGACGTGCTGTTCTGGGGGCACCCGCGCCGGAAACGCCTCGACGACGGCTACTGGTGGGACGTCTACTGCGACCCCATCACAGACGGGCTGTCGCTCGACGCCCTCCACGTCGAACCGCCGCATCTGAACCGGCACTACACGCCAGCGAAGACGGAGCGACTGCGCTACGTCGACGCCGTCGAGATACTCGGGCAGGCGGGCGAACTCGTCGGCGCGACGCTCGGCCGACCCTCGTTCGACGCGTTCGACGACGTGGAACGGTACCTCGGAGAGGAGTTCGACGCCGACGTCCGGGTCGCCGACCTCGCCCAGCGTCGCCTCGCGTACCGGCGGGCCGTCCGCCCGCTCTACCGCCGACTGCTCGCCAGCGTCGACCCGGAACTGGTCGTCGTCGTCGTCAGCTACGCGGGCCGAGAGCCGTTCGTCGAGGTGTGTCACGAACTCGGCATCACCGTCGTCGAACTCCAGCACGGCGTCATCGACCGGTACCAGGCGGGCTACTCGTTCCCCGACTGGCGCACGAAGGAGACGTTCCCCGACTACCTGTTCACGTTCGGCGAGTTCTGGACCGACCAGGCCGACCTGCCCGTCCCCGACGACCACGTCTACGCCGTCGGCTACCCGCACCTCGAAGCGAGCGTCGAGCGGTACGCGTCGGTCGAGCGACGCGACCAGGTCGTGTTCGTCTCCACCGGCGAGGTGGGTCACACGCTCTCGAAGCAGGCCGTGTCGCTCCACGAGCGTCCGGACCACGACTGGTCGGTCGCCTACAAACTCCACCCCGGCGAGTCCGACCGCTGGCGCGAGGAGTACCCGTGGCTCGTCGACTCGGGCGTCGAAGTGGTCGACGAGAGCGGGCGGCCGCTCCACCGCCTGTTCGCCGAGTCGCGCGCGCAGGTCGGCGTCTACTCGACGGCGCTCTACGAGGGCGTCCGGTTCGGCGTCGAGACCTACCTCGTCGACCTCCCCTGGATGCCGTCCCCACCGGGCCTCGACGGACTGGCGACGGTCGTCGAACCGGGTGACGACCTGGGGACCGTCCTCGGGAGCGCCGACCCCGCCGCCGACACGACCCGGTTCTTCGAACCGAACCCGTTGTCGGCCGTTCGGCGAGCCATCGACGACGTCCTCGACCGACCCGGGTACTGACAGATTTCTGATGATGTCACGATATCTCCACCGTCGGCGAGCAGAGTATCACGTTGCAGTCGGTCGACTGGTGGGCCAATGCATTTAACCTACTGACATGTGTATTCGCTGAGAAGAAGTGAGACCTCTGAACCTGTTCGACGGCCCGCGAGTGCGTTCGGTGCGGCTCATCGCCGCGTACAACCCGTTCCTGACGGGCCTCATCGTGCTGTTCGGCAGTGCGACGGCGCTGCTGGAGGGCGTCGGCGTGAGCCTGCTGGTCCCCATCATCGACGTCGCACAGGGGTCGACGCCGTCGGCCGAATCCGGTGGCGTCGTGGGCCTGTTCTTCGATGCGTACCGCTTCCTCGGCGTCCCGTTCACGCTGGAGTACATGATCCTCGGCGTCAGCGTGGCGATGACGCTGCGGTACCTGTCGAGTTTCGCCGTCGACTGGTCGCAGGGCTACCTCCAGACCAACTACATCCGCGACGTTCAGACGCGCACGTTCGAACACGCACTCGGGGCACGGGTCGGCTTCTTCGACCGGCGCGGATCCGACGAGGTGCTCAACGCGGCCATCACGCAGACGAAGTACGCGGGGTACGCCATCCGCGACCTGGTGTTCGTCTTCGAGCAACTGCTGCTCAGCCTCATCTACCTCGGCTTCGCGTTCTACATCTCGCCGTGGCTCACCCTCGTCGCCATCGTCACCATCGGGGGGTTGACGTACCTCGTCCGGAACGTCGTCGAACCGGGGTTCAGCGTCGGCGACCGGGTGGCCGACGCGAACGAACGCATCCAGACCACCATCCAGAGCGGGACGCAGGGCATCCGCCCCGTGAAGCTGTTCGGCGTCGAGCGAGAGATGCGCGAGGAGTACCACGAGGCGGTCGACGCGTTCGCCGAGGCGAACGTGACGTACTACCGCAACGACTCGTTCGTCGGGAACATCCACCAGTTGCTGGTGGCGCTGACGGTGTTCGTCCTCGTCTTCCTCGCCCTGCGGTTCTCCTCGCTGACCTTCGCCGGACTGGCCGTCTTCCTCTTCGTGATGTTCCGACTGGCACCGCGCGTGAGCACGCTGAACCGCCGCATCTACACCATCGAGAGCGAACTGCCAC
This region of Halomarina salina genomic DNA includes:
- a CDS encoding ABC transporter ATP-binding protein; amino-acid sequence: MRLIAAYNPFLTGLIVLFGSATALLEGVGVSLLVPIIDVAQGSTPSAESGGVVGLFFDAYRFLGVPFTLEYMILGVSVAMTLRYLSSFAVDWSQGYLQTNYIRDVQTRTFEHALGARVGFFDRRGSDEVLNAAITQTKYAGYAIRDLVFVFEQLLLSLIYLGFAFYISPWLTLVAIVTIGGLTYLVRNVVEPGFSVGDRVADANERIQTTIQSGTQGIRPVKLFGVEREMREEYHEAVDAFAEANVTYYRNDSFVGNIHQLLVALTVFVLVFLALRFSSLTFAGLAVFLFVMFRLAPRVSTLNRRIYTIESELPHVARTETFIEELAANAEPTGGTVTPPQQFRSVVFDDIEFSYLDDETVLDGLSLEVCSGEFVALVGQSGSGKSTVVSLLTRLYDPDGGEIRLDGTPIEEFDVDAWRSRIAVVRQDPFMFDATLRYNLTLGRRDATDADLDRVSTVAKVDEFLTDLPAGYDTQIGENGVQLSGGQRQRVALARALLKDADILVLDEATSNLDSDLEREVQRAIERMDGDHTVVAIAHRLSTVRNADCIYTVEDGRVVESGSHEQLVTQEGTYARLYATQVGD